Proteins encoded together in one Amblyraja radiata isolate CabotCenter1 chromosome 11, sAmbRad1.1.pri, whole genome shotgun sequence window:
- the LOC116978777 gene encoding protein Wnt-8-like, which produces MDTVMMKFTQIFPRFVFVCVIITPAASWSVNNFLMTGPKAFLTYSSSLAAGAESGIDECKHQFAWERWNCPESALQLSTHNGLRSATRETSFVHAISSAGVMYTLTRNCSLGDFDNCGCDESKSGQGGGRGWVWGGCSDNVEFGERISKQFVDALETGQDSRAAMNLHNNEAGRSAVKDTMKRTCKCHGVSGSCSIQTCWLQLAGFRDIGNFLKVKHEQAVKIDLEKRRMKGGNSADNRAAIAGVFSAVPHTELVYLEDSPDYCVRNASLGLQGTEGRECLQSSKNLSQWERRSCRRLCGECALRPEERKTEIVTSCNCKFHWCCTVRCEQCRQIVTKYYCSQREKNRSFNNNRRKNRARSW; this is translated from the exons ATGGACACCGTTATGATGAAATTCACCCAAATATTTCCTCGTTTTGTGTTTGTCTGCGTTATAATTACTCCAGCCGCGTCTTG GTCCGTAAACAACTTTTTGATGACTGGACCCAAG GCGTTCCTCACCTACTCCAGCAGCTTGGCTGCCGGAGCGGAATCTGGCATTGACGAATGTAAGCACCAGTTCGCTTGGGAACGCTGGAATTGTCCAGAGAGCGCACTGCAACTGTCGACCCACAATGGCCTCCGCAGCG CCACGAGAGAAACTTCTTTTGTGCATGCGATAAGTTCTGCAGGGGTCATGTATACCTTGACGAGAAACTGCAGTCTTGGTGACTTCGACAACTGTGGATGCGATGAATCGAAAAGTGGCCAGGGTG GTGGTCGAGGCTGGGTTTGGGGAGGATGCAGTGATAATGTTGAATTTGGGGAAAGGATTTCTAAACAGTTTGTCGACGCTCTGGAGACGGGGCAGGATTCCAGAGCCGCTATGAACCTCCACAATAACGAGGCGGGAAGAAGT GCTGTGAAAGACACCATGAAGCGAACTTGCAAGTGTCATGGGGTGTCGGGAAGCTGCAGTATCCAGACATGTTGGCTCCAGTTGGCTGGTTTTCGAGATATCGGCAACTTCTTGAAGGTGAAACACGAACAAGCCGTTAAGATTGATTTAGAAAAGCGCCGGATGAAAGGAGGGAACAGCGCGGATAACCGCGCAGCGATCGCGGGGGTGTTCAGCGCCGTCCCTCACACTGAACTCGTCTACTTGGAGGACTCTCCAGATTATTGCGTCCGTAACGCCTCGCTGGGGCTGCAGGGGACGGAAGGAAGAGAATGCCTCCAAAGTAGCAAGAACCTCTCCCAgtgggagaggaggagttgcagacggctgtgcggagagTGCGCTCTCAGGCCGGAGGAGAGGAAAACGGAGATTGTTACCAGTTGCAACTGCAAATTCCACTGGTGTTGCACCGTCAGATGCGAGCAATGCAGGCAAATCGTGACCAAATACTATTGCTCCCAGCGGGAGAAAAATAGATCGTTCAACAATAACAGGCGTAAAAACCGGGCTCGGAGTTGGTGA